The Nitrospira tepida genome includes a window with the following:
- a CDS encoding histidine triad nucleotide-binding protein: MSDCLFCRIAAGSLPAKIVHQDPQCVAFEDLHPQAPTHVLVIPRKHVSSLRECGPEDQAILGHLLLACAAVARQKGLGEHGYRIVANSGRDGGQTVFHLHFHLLGGRAMTWPPG, translated from the coding sequence GTGAGTGACTGTCTCTTTTGCCGTATTGCAGCGGGAAGCCTTCCCGCCAAGATCGTCCATCAGGACCCGCAATGTGTGGCCTTTGAGGACCTCCACCCCCAGGCGCCCACGCATGTCCTCGTGATTCCCAGGAAGCATGTGAGTTCCCTCCGTGAGTGCGGCCCGGAGGACCAGGCCATCCTGGGCCATCTGCTGCTGGCTTGCGCCGCCGTGGCCCGCCAAAAGGGCTTAGGCGAACATGGCTATCGGATCGTGGCGAACAGCGGTCGGGACGGCGGCCAGACCGTGTTTCACCTTCACTTCCATCTGCTCGGCGGGCGGGCCATGACCTGGCCGCCGGGATAG